One segment of Shewanella piezotolerans WP3 DNA contains the following:
- a CDS encoding TonB-dependent receptor, with the protein MNNHNGSIFKQSLVASALAAILCINPVYAADKVNGAVVGQVALESGTSLANVTIKLKHNAKGITRTVTSDENGRFNLKGLPRGKYTATFSKAGYDSVTDTAVTVTAGSSLTFNVELLPESDVERIQIVGASIQRIDMANSQDAIHLSAEELDSLPVAQDLTSVALLSPTSSVAAGAGTYGRLASFNGSSVAENGYFMNGMNITDIRKGLGNVAFPWEAIAQTSVITGGVPAQYGQFIGGVTNVTSKTGTNEFEFGASAIYTPGDLASQAPDIWRYDNDLNAQSEHDLYLSTFNGEDSITTQNYNVWASGPIIEDKLFFYALLNPKRKETRYANTSTITKKEKDYNYWFASVDWYLTENHSFLVTAFSNETEQEKRNADYNYNPAGGDQSYRDGDWSDASVYKSGGSMWSASYTGLITDDLTITAQYGVTEQDESNVNPRNDLSAVYDRRYNRRENLGDWVTRTGTTNTQDERTQYRIDAEWIVGDHAISFGYSDENITTDDVYNYSGPNGMYYYLYDADQSDVNRYPELQLGVEWAWSKEFRKSGSTEQNYRAVYIEDIWSVTDEVTVSLGVRNSNFDAYTGEGEKYVDMTDQWAPRISINYDLFGEGHTKLFANYGRYFMPISPNTSVRMTVPEVNQRHYAKLIGFDETTNTPITGEDFRFSDYGDGTIAQPASTFVSAGVDPMYSDEYSIGAQHTINEDWMVGIQFKYNKLLSSLEDTNMSYAIKQWAAANPVEADKLREQGLDVDSNNLALVLNPGQDAKLAYDMDGDGSVGSSEYVNLGDLGLPKAERTYKAIELTLEGNPNEDSRINFSYVYSESKGSTEGLVSGTDVQADPGWASAFDYPELEDNAYGYTSNDMPHKFKLYGSYDVTDSLSLGFNAYAQAGRPINKLGYHPIDAGSCAPELDVTDCDERNGEEFYFQGEDSPRGSHGHSDWVYNLDLSAAYYVDMDDYGQLKFKASVYNVFDFDTPTSYNDVAELAPDDEGVSELNLNYRSPTAFQTPRYVQLSVRYDF; encoded by the coding sequence TCTGGCACTTCACTTGCAAATGTAACGATTAAACTGAAGCACAATGCTAAAGGGATCACTCGAACCGTTACATCTGATGAAAACGGCCGCTTTAACCTAAAGGGATTACCGCGAGGAAAATATACCGCTACCTTTTCTAAGGCGGGTTATGATTCTGTAACCGATACCGCTGTGACAGTCACTGCAGGGAGTAGTCTCACTTTCAATGTTGAATTATTGCCTGAGAGTGATGTGGAACGTATTCAAATTGTCGGTGCATCAATCCAAAGAATTGACATGGCGAACAGTCAAGATGCGATCCACCTCTCAGCTGAAGAGTTAGATTCTTTACCTGTTGCGCAAGACTTAACATCAGTTGCGCTATTATCGCCGACAAGTTCTGTTGCGGCTGGAGCTGGTACTTATGGCCGCTTGGCCTCCTTCAATGGCTCGTCCGTTGCTGAGAATGGCTATTTTATGAATGGCATGAATATCACCGATATTCGCAAAGGCCTTGGTAATGTCGCCTTTCCATGGGAAGCTATCGCGCAAACCAGTGTGATTACTGGCGGTGTTCCTGCTCAATATGGGCAATTTATCGGTGGAGTGACTAACGTCACCTCAAAAACCGGCACCAATGAGTTTGAGTTTGGCGCATCGGCCATCTACACCCCTGGCGACCTTGCTAGTCAAGCCCCTGATATTTGGCGCTATGACAATGATTTAAACGCCCAAAGTGAGCATGATCTTTACCTCAGTACATTTAATGGGGAAGACTCAATCACCACCCAAAACTATAATGTCTGGGCCAGTGGGCCTATCATCGAAGATAAATTATTCTTCTACGCACTACTTAACCCGAAGCGTAAAGAAACTCGCTACGCCAATACCTCAACCATCACCAAAAAAGAAAAGGACTACAATTATTGGTTTGCCAGTGTCGATTGGTACTTAACTGAAAACCACAGTTTTCTTGTAACCGCTTTTAGTAATGAAACAGAGCAGGAAAAACGCAATGCAGATTATAACTATAATCCTGCAGGTGGCGATCAGTCATACCGAGATGGCGATTGGAGCGATGCTTCGGTGTACAAATCAGGTGGTTCTATGTGGTCAGCGAGTTATACAGGGCTTATCACTGACGATCTCACTATTACCGCTCAGTACGGTGTTACAGAGCAAGATGAATCGAATGTCAATCCACGAAACGATTTAAGCGCAGTTTATGACCGCCGCTACAACAGACGAGAAAATTTGGGTGACTGGGTCACACGCACAGGTACAACAAACACGCAAGACGAACGCACTCAGTATCGAATCGACGCCGAATGGATTGTAGGCGATCATGCCATTAGTTTTGGCTATAGCGATGAAAATATCACTACCGATGATGTTTACAATTATTCAGGCCCGAATGGGATGTATTATTACCTTTACGATGCAGACCAAAGTGATGTTAATCGTTACCCTGAACTACAACTTGGTGTTGAGTGGGCTTGGTCTAAAGAGTTTAGAAAATCAGGCAGTACAGAACAAAATTACCGCGCAGTTTATATCGAAGATATATGGTCAGTTACTGACGAAGTCACTGTTAGCCTAGGGGTGAGAAACAGTAATTTTGACGCCTATACGGGTGAAGGTGAAAAATATGTCGATATGACAGATCAATGGGCACCACGCATCAGTATTAATTACGATCTGTTTGGTGAAGGGCACACTAAGCTATTTGCCAACTATGGCCGTTACTTTATGCCTATCTCACCAAATACTAGCGTGCGTATGACGGTACCTGAAGTAAACCAGCGCCATTATGCAAAACTCATTGGATTTGATGAAACCACCAATACTCCTATCACTGGCGAAGATTTCAGGTTTAGTGACTATGGCGACGGAACCATAGCCCAACCCGCATCGACTTTTGTTAGTGCTGGTGTTGATCCAATGTACAGTGATGAATACTCGATCGGTGCTCAGCACACAATAAACGAAGACTGGATGGTTGGTATTCAATTTAAGTACAACAAGTTACTCTCTAGCCTTGAAGACACTAATATGTCTTACGCTATTAAGCAGTGGGCAGCGGCTAACCCCGTAGAAGCTGATAAGCTTAGAGAGCAAGGACTAGATGTTGATTCAAATAACTTAGCACTAGTGCTCAATCCAGGCCAAGACGCCAAACTTGCCTACGATATGGACGGCGACGGTTCTGTTGGTAGCAGTGAGTATGTTAATTTAGGTGATCTAGGTTTACCGAAAGCTGAGCGCACATATAAAGCTATTGAGTTAACTCTTGAGGGCAATCCTAATGAAGATTCTAGAATCAATTTCTCTTATGTTTATTCTGAATCTAAGGGCTCGACAGAAGGTTTAGTCAGTGGCACGGATGTGCAGGCCGATCCTGGTTGGGCTTCAGCCTTTGATTACCCGGAACTTGAAGATAATGCCTATGGTTATACCTCTAATGATATGCCGCATAAATTCAAGCTTTACGGCAGCTATGACGTCACTGATTCACTGAGCTTAGGTTTTAATGCTTATGCGCAAGCAGGCCGTCCAATCAACAAGCTTGGATACCACCCTATTGATGCCGGTTCTTGTGCACCAGAGCTTGATGTAACTGACTGCGACGAACGTAATGGTGAAGAGTTTTACTTCCAAGGCGAGGACTCTCCTCGTGGTAGCCATGGTCATTCAGACTGGGTGTATAACCTAGATTTAAGTGCGGCTTATTATGTTGATATGGATGATTACGGCCAACTGAAATTTAAAGCATCTGTCTACAACGTATTTGATTTCGATACCCCTACATCTTATAACGATGTTGCTGAACTGGCACCCGATGATGAAGGTGTTAGTGAACTGAACCTTAATTACCGTTCACCAACAGCATTTCAAACTCCACGTTATGTTCAGCTGAGCGTACGTTACGATTTCTAA
- the metA gene encoding homoserine O-acetyltransferase MetA, which yields MPVKIPDNLPAAEILESENIFVMSETRAANQDIRPMRVLILNLMPNKIETETQLLRLLGNTPLQVDVDLLRIHDKESKHTSIDHMNNFYRDFEQVRNKNYDGLIITGAPLGQIEFEDVSYWDHIREIIDWSQQHVTSVLFLCWAAHAALYHLYGLNRSLLTSKRSGVFAHQRTREHFPLLRGFDDEFYAPHSRFAEMDIEQLRSHPELQVLTESDEAGAYMVLSRSNRNLFVMGHPEYQKSTLKDEYERDLSQGLSPEIPQNYFGNDDPTQQPIARWHSHGSLLVSNWLNYYVYQLTPYNLDDMSGRTPWESAVL from the coding sequence ATGCCCGTTAAAATCCCTGATAATTTGCCAGCTGCTGAGATCTTAGAGTCGGAAAACATCTTTGTAATGTCTGAAACGCGCGCTGCGAATCAGGATATACGTCCGATGAGGGTGTTGATCCTCAATCTGATGCCTAACAAGATTGAAACTGAAACGCAGCTATTACGTTTATTAGGCAATACGCCGCTGCAGGTCGATGTTGATCTGCTGCGAATTCACGATAAAGAGTCCAAGCACACTTCGATTGATCACATGAATAATTTTTACCGTGATTTTGAACAAGTGAGAAATAAAAACTATGACGGCCTTATTATCACCGGTGCACCGTTAGGACAGATTGAGTTTGAAGATGTTTCCTACTGGGATCATATTCGAGAGATCATAGATTGGTCGCAGCAACATGTCACCTCAGTACTATTTCTATGCTGGGCTGCTCATGCGGCGCTTTATCATTTATATGGTTTAAATCGCAGCTTGCTAACCAGCAAACGCTCTGGCGTCTTTGCTCACCAAAGAACCCGTGAACATTTTCCTTTATTGCGCGGCTTCGATGATGAGTTTTATGCGCCTCATTCTCGCTTTGCCGAGATGGATATTGAACAACTTAGATCGCACCCTGAGCTACAAGTATTGACTGAATCAGATGAAGCGGGTGCCTATATGGTACTTAGCCGAAGCAACCGCAACTTGTTCGTGATGGGGCATCCAGAGTATCAAAAGTCGACTTTAAAAGATGAGTATGAAAGAGACTTGTCGCAAGGCTTATCACCTGAAATACCACAAAACTATTTTGGCAATGATGACCCAACTCAACAGCCCATTGCCCGCTGGCACAGCCATGGCAGTTTGCTTGTTAGCAACTGGCTTAATTATTATGTTTACCAATTAACGCCATATAACCTTGATGATATGAGTGGCCGCACACCTTGGGAGTCTGCTGTGCTGTAA
- a CDS encoding YbaY family lipoprotein, giving the protein MKNCFKFLLSFIVAASFLSGCATSNAMVEIQGEVWYKARIALPPEAVISIKVQDVSLMDAPAVVIAEFERSDVSTPTPFQFLINRDQFEAGHTYTVGARITLNDKLMFINEQAYRIDLDSSEPISVLLQKVAR; this is encoded by the coding sequence ATGAAAAACTGCTTTAAATTTTTATTATCTTTTATTGTAGCGGCGAGTTTTCTGTCTGGTTGTGCGACCTCTAATGCCATGGTCGAAATCCAAGGAGAGGTTTGGTACAAAGCGCGTATCGCCTTGCCTCCAGAAGCGGTTATATCAATTAAAGTACAGGACGTATCTTTGATGGATGCGCCAGCGGTTGTAATAGCAGAATTCGAACGCAGTGATGTCAGTACGCCAACACCGTTTCAGTTTTTGATCAACAGAGATCAATTTGAAGCTGGGCATACTTATACCGTCGGGGCTCGTATTACCCTTAATGACAAACTCATGTTTATCAACGAACAAGCTTACAGAATTGATTTAGACTCTTCAGAGCCAATATCAGTTTTATTGCAGAAAGTGGCACGGTAA
- a CDS encoding SDR family NAD(P)-dependent oxidoreductase, translating into MTQATAIIVGASSLLSREIAKQLADDGVELALLAQDPQSLIEFSQSLPTKAEVFPLQIDDPQAVISTLNAVWHSLGGAHLVLVNTGLNSYDPELPWQPEQDIITVNVQGFSAICNTAFRLFRDQGYGQLAAINSIAGLRGGPNVAYHASKAFAENYFEGLSMHAQRLKLPITITDIQLGLLDKAALQQSRIWLSPPAEVARQVIKAMQAGKRKVYVTKRWRLVAWLTKLLPEFVYNTRHWKTKAQKRAEKAAKKD; encoded by the coding sequence ATGACACAAGCAACTGCAATAATTGTCGGCGCTAGCTCATTACTTAGCCGTGAAATAGCAAAACAGCTTGCTGATGACGGCGTAGAGCTCGCCTTATTAGCCCAAGATCCACAATCTCTTATTGAGTTTAGCCAATCTCTGCCAACAAAGGCTGAGGTTTTTCCATTGCAAATCGATGACCCACAAGCGGTGATTTCGACACTCAATGCAGTGTGGCACTCTCTTGGAGGTGCTCATCTGGTATTGGTTAATACAGGTTTAAACAGTTATGACCCTGAGCTGCCTTGGCAGCCAGAGCAAGATATAATCACGGTTAATGTGCAAGGCTTTTCAGCGATATGCAATACCGCCTTCAGACTATTTCGCGATCAAGGTTATGGTCAATTAGCCGCGATTAATTCAATTGCTGGTTTAAGGGGTGGGCCTAACGTTGCTTACCATGCGTCAAAAGCCTTTGCAGAAAACTATTTCGAAGGTTTAAGTATGCATGCCCAGAGATTGAAACTGCCCATCACCATAACTGATATCCAACTGGGACTGCTTGATAAAGCTGCCCTGCAACAAAGTCGTATTTGGTTATCTCCACCAGCTGAAGTCGCTAGGCAAGTCATCAAAGCAATGCAAGCTGGCAAGCGCAAAGTGTATGTCACTAAACGCTGGCGCCTTGTCGCCTGGCTGACCAAGCTACTGCCTGAGTTTGTTTACAATACTCGCCACTGGAAAACCAAAGCGCAGAAGCGAGCTGAGAAGGCGGCGAAAAAGGATTGA
- the ompW gene encoding outer membrane protein OmpW, with amino-acid sequence MMNKNIVSGLIATALLTTGFTSSALAHQAGDIIVRAGVAAVTPNESSPVVADIAEFSVSNNTQLGLNFGYMLTDNIGIELLAATPFSHDISLGSLGKIAETKHLPPTLVAQYYFGNANSKLRPYAGIGVNFTNFFDNEFTQDAKDLGLSELSLSNSWGVAAQVGIDYQMNDNWLINASVWYAQISTDVTFNLGDAPQNVETDIDPWVYMVSVGYTF; translated from the coding sequence ATGATGAACAAAAATATCGTTTCTGGTTTGATCGCCACCGCCCTACTCACTACCGGTTTTACCTCTTCTGCGCTAGCTCACCAAGCTGGTGATATTATAGTTCGTGCAGGTGTTGCAGCTGTGACACCGAATGAATCTAGTCCTGTTGTTGCTGACATTGCCGAATTCAGCGTCAGCAATAACACTCAGCTTGGCCTTAATTTTGGTTACATGCTTACTGATAATATTGGTATTGAGCTACTTGCTGCGACGCCATTTTCTCACGATATTTCATTAGGATCGCTGGGAAAGATTGCTGAAACTAAGCACCTACCACCAACCTTAGTGGCGCAGTACTACTTTGGTAATGCCAACTCTAAGTTGCGTCCATATGCAGGTATTGGTGTTAACTTTACCAACTTTTTTGATAATGAATTTACTCAAGATGCTAAGGATTTAGGGCTTTCAGAATTGAGCTTGTCAAACTCTTGGGGCGTTGCGGCACAAGTTGGCATAGACTACCAAATGAATGACAACTGGTTGATCAACGCCTCAGTCTGGTATGCACAGATTAGTACTGACGTTACCTTTAACTTAGGTGATGCTCCACAGAACGTGGAAACTGATATCGACCCATGGGTTTATATGGTGAGTGTGGGTTACACTTTTTAA
- a CDS encoding nucleotidyltransferase family protein, with protein sequence MCVIWLWDKLHAFNSRPLNDIDLIYFDADNLNPDQDKLYQDQLNTIAPHYPWSVKNQARMHLKNRDRAYHSCLDAMSYWPEKETAVAATLNSATQPQIELYAPFGCDRLFELTVSHNPIKSKQLFEQRMMSKQWLTHYPQLIVI encoded by the coding sequence TTGTGCGTAATTTGGTTATGGGATAAACTACACGCATTTAACTCTCGCCCCTTAAACGATATTGACCTTATCTACTTTGATGCAGATAACCTAAATCCTGACCAAGATAAGCTCTATCAAGATCAACTCAACACGATAGCCCCGCACTACCCATGGTCGGTAAAGAACCAAGCGAGAATGCATCTGAAAAATCGAGATAGGGCTTACCATTCTTGTCTTGATGCTATGAGTTATTGGCCTGAAAAAGAAACAGCCGTAGCAGCTACGCTTAATAGTGCAACTCAACCACAGATAGAGTTATATGCCCCTTTTGGTTGCGACAGGTTATTCGAACTTACAGTTTCCCATAACCCTATCAAATCAAAGCAACTTTTTGAGCAAAGAATGATGAGTAAGCAGTGGCTAACTCATTACCCCCAATTGATTGTGATATAA
- a CDS encoding YbaY family lipoprotein: protein MITALKKWAVLLCLIALTGCVTVKDVPPVMVNGAAGYLEKIALPQGSSITIAIIDFDTPGSIIAQKSFDIVRAPVPFKFLLPAETIDSSINYGVVAMINYKGQVIFQTYDRFPVINNDKFTTEVLMKAVPAPR from the coding sequence ATGATTACTGCATTAAAGAAGTGGGCTGTTTTATTGTGTTTAATTGCATTGACAGGCTGTGTAACGGTTAAAGATGTGCCACCAGTCATGGTCAATGGCGCAGCGGGTTACCTGGAGAAAATAGCGCTACCGCAGGGGAGCTCTATTACAATAGCAATTATAGATTTTGATACACCTGGCTCCATAATTGCGCAAAAAAGTTTTGATATTGTCAGAGCACCCGTGCCTTTTAAGTTTCTGCTACCAGCAGAAACCATTGATAGTTCTATTAACTACGGTGTAGTCGCGATGATCAATTATAAAGGGCAGGTTATTTTCCAAACCTATGATCGCTTCCCTGTCATCAACAATGACAAGTTCACGACCGAAGTGCTAATGAAGGCAGTGCCTGCACCGAGGTAA
- the tesB gene encoding acyl-CoA thioesterase II, translating into MSQVLDDLLALLSLEQIEEGLFRGQSQDLGFGHVFGGQVMGQALSAAKQTVSPDRKVHSLHSYFLRAGDEKLPIVYDVEIMRDGGSFSARRVKAIQKGRPIFYMTCSFQVFEEGYDHQAKMPEVEGPEGLLNQQELAMTLQDKVPAKMLEKFMADTPIEMRLVDPCNPMAPKATEPVRHVWIRANGKVPENFCVHDYLLAYASDFNFLVTAAQPHGVSFLTPGMRMATIDHAMWFHRPFDLSQWLLYSIESPNASGGRGFVTGKFFNQQGQLVASATQEGLIRMTDKNR; encoded by the coding sequence ATGAGTCAGGTATTAGACGATCTTCTCGCGCTACTTTCCTTAGAGCAAATAGAGGAAGGGTTATTTAGAGGCCAAAGCCAAGATCTAGGTTTTGGTCATGTGTTTGGCGGTCAGGTTATGGGGCAAGCATTAAGCGCCGCCAAGCAGACCGTTTCTCCTGATCGCAAGGTGCACTCTTTACACTCTTACTTCTTACGTGCCGGTGACGAAAAGTTACCGATTGTCTATGACGTTGAAATAATGCGTGATGGCGGCAGTTTTAGCGCTCGCCGAGTCAAAGCTATCCAGAAAGGTCGACCTATATTTTATATGACCTGTTCTTTTCAAGTATTTGAAGAAGGTTATGATCATCAAGCTAAAATGCCTGAGGTTGAAGGTCCTGAGGGGTTGCTTAATCAGCAAGAGTTGGCGATGACATTACAAGATAAAGTGCCTGCCAAAATGCTAGAAAAATTCATGGCAGATACCCCAATTGAGATGCGTTTGGTTGACCCATGTAATCCAATGGCACCTAAAGCTACAGAGCCTGTACGCCATGTTTGGATAAGAGCAAACGGTAAAGTACCTGAGAACTTCTGTGTGCATGACTATCTGCTTGCTTATGCATCAGACTTTAACTTTTTGGTGACTGCTGCTCAGCCTCATGGTGTGTCCTTTTTAACGCCAGGTATGCGGATGGCAACAATCGATCATGCGATGTGGTTTCACCGACCATTCGATTTAAGTCAATGGCTGCTTTATAGTATTGAAAGCCCAAACGCGAGTGGTGGACGTGGCTTTGTTACTGGAAAGTTTTTCAATCAGCAGGGGCAGTTAGTTGCATCAGCAACCCAAGAAGGCCTTATTCGTATGACCGATAAAAATAGATAA
- a CDS encoding SDR family NAD(P)-dependent oxidoreductase, translating to MRFEEQVAIVTGAAAGLGRAYAIALAERGAKVVIIDSEPLSSKDSGLRSCAKAITTLGGDVQVFCLDISDSAAVNAMVDDVISTWGKVDILINNAGIHRSCPFEQLSESAWKRQFDVDVNGSFNMTKAVWPSMKRGGYGRIIMTCASSIFGDVYETSFSASKMALIGLVNSLHLEGQEFDIAVNTITPHAVTQMTAEHLAPTVRPLFSKTTALSAVLYLCSAKCPSGKHLFAAAGSISEAGIIEFSASRFTAEECTPEIIHSRWGDIHRAKPYRSRSSGEAQVLAWAKASAEQRDIELE from the coding sequence ATGCGTTTTGAAGAGCAAGTTGCCATTGTTACTGGCGCCGCAGCGGGTTTAGGACGAGCTTATGCGATCGCTTTAGCAGAGCGCGGTGCGAAGGTGGTCATTATAGATAGTGAGCCACTCTCAAGCAAAGACTCGGGACTACGAAGTTGTGCCAAAGCTATCACTACCCTAGGTGGAGATGTACAAGTTTTTTGCCTCGATATCAGTGATTCCGCCGCTGTTAACGCTATGGTTGATGACGTGATATCAACCTGGGGAAAAGTAGACATACTCATCAACAATGCTGGAATTCACCGTTCATGTCCATTTGAACAGTTAAGTGAGTCGGCTTGGAAGCGTCAATTTGATGTAGATGTAAACGGTAGCTTTAACATGACCAAAGCAGTTTGGCCATCTATGAAGCGCGGTGGTTACGGCCGTATCATTATGACCTGTGCCAGTTCAATTTTTGGTGATGTCTATGAAACGAGTTTTAGTGCCAGTAAGATGGCCTTGATAGGGCTAGTGAATAGTCTTCATCTAGAGGGGCAAGAGTTCGATATCGCGGTTAATACTATTACACCTCACGCTGTCACTCAAATGACGGCCGAACACTTAGCACCGACCGTTAGACCTCTATTTTCAAAGACAACCGCGCTATCGGCAGTGCTTTATTTATGCAGTGCAAAATGCCCATCAGGTAAACACCTATTCGCAGCTGCCGGTAGCATCAGTGAGGCAGGCATCATTGAATTTTCAGCCAGCCGCTTTACCGCTGAAGAGTGCACTCCTGAGATTATTCATAGCCGTTGGGGAGATATCCATCGAGCGAAGCCTTATCGCAGTCGGTCATCGGGCGAAGCGCAGGTGCTTGCTTGGGCTAAAGCTTCTGCTGAACAACGAGATATTGAGTTAGAGTAA
- a CDS encoding 1,4-dihydroxy-2-naphthoate polyprenyltransferase has translation MNPWILAIRPRTLPAAIGPLLVGNVLALQLEQFSWFIAITSMLCAVLLQVAVNLANDYFDYKSGVDTDERLGPVRVTQSGMLSPNAVRNAMALCLILALIVGSFLIAHGGWPIAFLAVAAILGALGYSGGPYPLASHGLGEVAAFVFFGLVAVVGSYFLQAAETSSSAWLLGSAIGFLNAAIMLVNNTRDMETDIKAGKKTLAVRLGLAQARIFYQSFLYLPFAIIIAGFLMGVLPGMPVLLTGLAFILARTLCRDFNEVTGAALNPLLGRTAKLTMIFSALFSIGLIINLLS, from the coding sequence ATGAATCCTTGGATATTAGCAATACGCCCTCGTACTTTACCTGCGGCGATAGGACCTCTTTTGGTCGGCAATGTTCTAGCGTTACAGCTAGAGCAGTTTAGTTGGTTTATCGCGATAACATCGATGCTTTGCGCTGTACTATTGCAGGTCGCAGTTAACTTAGCCAATGACTATTTTGATTATAAAAGCGGTGTAGATACAGATGAACGCTTAGGTCCAGTTAGAGTCACTCAGAGTGGGATGTTATCGCCAAATGCAGTACGTAATGCCATGGCTTTATGTCTAATACTTGCATTGATTGTGGGCTCGTTCTTAATCGCTCATGGTGGCTGGCCAATAGCATTTCTTGCAGTAGCGGCAATATTAGGTGCTTTAGGTTATAGCGGCGGTCCCTATCCTCTCGCCTCCCATGGTTTAGGCGAAGTCGCTGCATTCGTATTTTTCGGACTGGTTGCTGTCGTTGGCAGCTACTTTCTACAAGCTGCTGAAACTAGCAGCAGTGCTTGGTTGCTCGGTTCTGCCATTGGCTTCTTAAATGCAGCCATCATGCTGGTCAATAACACCCGAGATATGGAGACTGACATTAAGGCAGGTAAAAAGACTTTGGCAGTACGCCTTGGTTTAGCGCAAGCGCGTATTTTTTATCAAAGCTTTCTCTATCTGCCTTTTGCGATCATAATCGCTGGCTTTTTAATGGGTGTACTGCCTGGTATGCCAGTACTACTCACCGGGTTAGCTTTCATCTTAGCCCGCACTTTGTGTAGAGACTTTAACGAGGTGACAGGCGCAGCGCTTAATCCTTTACTTGGACGTACAGCAAAGCTTACGATGATCTTCAGTGCCCTATTTAGCATCGGACTGATCATTAATTTGCTTAGTTAG
- a CDS encoding ammonia-forming cytochrome c nitrite reductase subunit c552 translates to MLVNVVKTVGLVSLLCTACLTQASEPSAAAKEQAARDVSLKQKFPVQYKSWLETSEQTEREDMLASYPAAIILWAGSSFAKEYNSPRGHHFAVADVTHTLRTGVPPKAGDKGLSASCWTCKTPDAPRLMNELGIEGFSAKNFTEVGKEVNSVVYCTDCHVDGKAELALPRPHAQDAMAKVHLPFDKQNNNMKGAQVCGQCHVTYYFQPERSNKVNIPWIFGNNVDDIEKYYDTRRFYEWIHPISQTPILKARHPEFEHWSRSKHAEAGVTCITCHMPETTDEQGNSFTSHKVSKALNHFDEVCQSCHKSEKKIISALDKNKATIDAKARKVEGLLVKAHYEAAAAWDAGATWPVMNDAIMAIRHSQWRWDFAMASHGLYAHNPEEGNALLDMALRQVKYARTSLDEILKKFDVKSVNYPDISSKASAHAAVGIELEKLTEAKKKFIKEDVDKNWSEVTKYGYE, encoded by the coding sequence ATGCTAGTAAATGTCGTTAAAACAGTAGGGTTAGTGTCACTTCTTTGCACGGCCTGTTTGACCCAAGCGTCAGAGCCAAGTGCTGCAGCCAAAGAGCAAGCGGCCCGTGATGTGAGCTTAAAACAGAAATTCCCCGTTCAATATAAGAGCTGGCTGGAAACTTCGGAGCAGACCGAGCGTGAAGATATGTTGGCAAGTTATCCTGCTGCCATTATTTTGTGGGCTGGATCTTCTTTTGCAAAAGAGTACAACAGTCCTAGAGGCCATCATTTTGCGGTAGCTGATGTCACTCATACTCTACGCACAGGCGTGCCACCTAAAGCTGGAGATAAAGGTTTGTCAGCCAGCTGCTGGACGTGTAAAACACCTGATGCTCCGCGGTTAATGAATGAGTTGGGGATTGAAGGCTTTTCAGCGAAGAACTTCACGGAAGTGGGTAAAGAGGTCAATAGTGTCGTTTACTGCACGGATTGCCATGTAGATGGTAAGGCTGAGCTAGCATTGCCGCGACCACATGCTCAGGATGCGATGGCTAAAGTACATCTTCCTTTTGATAAGCAGAATAACAACATGAAGGGTGCACAGGTTTGTGGCCAATGTCATGTCACTTATTACTTTCAACCAGAGCGTAGCAATAAAGTTAATATCCCATGGATCTTTGGCAATAATGTCGATGATATTGAAAAGTACTATGATACCCGTCGTTTCTATGAATGGATCCATCCTATATCTCAAACACCTATCTTAAAGGCACGTCATCCAGAGTTTGAGCATTGGAGTCGAAGTAAACATGCTGAGGCCGGTGTTACCTGTATTACTTGTCATATGCCAGAAACTACCGATGAGCAGGGCAATAGCTTTACTAGCCATAAGGTAAGTAAAGCACTGAACCACTTTGATGAGGTATGCCAAAGCTGTCACAAGAGTGAGAAGAAAATCATTAGTGCACTCGATAAAAACAAAGCAACGATCGACGCTAAAGCACGTAAGGTTGAAGGGTTATTAGTTAAGGCACACTATGAAGCAGCCGCTGCTTGGGATGCTGGAGCGACATGGCCTGTAATGAATGATGCCATTATGGCTATTCGTCACTCTCAATGGCGCTGGGACTTTGCGATGGCCTCACATGGTTTGTATGCTCATAATCCTGAAGAAGGTAATGCGCTATTGGATATGGCTTTAAGGCAAGTAAAATATGCCCGTACATCTCTCGATGAAATTTTGAAAAAGTTTGATGTGAAGAGTGTTAACTATCCAGATATCAGTAGTAAAGCCTCTGCCCACGCAGCCGTTGGAATTGAGCTTGAAAAGCTAACTGAAGCGAAGAAGAAGTTTATTAAAGAAGATGTCGATAAAAACTGGTCTGAAGTGACCAAATACGGATACGAGTAA